Proteins from a single region of Serinus canaria isolate serCan28SL12 chromosome 28, serCan2020, whole genome shotgun sequence:
- the CBARP gene encoding voltage-dependent calcium channel beta subunit-associated regulatory protein yields the protein MSDDPTPWDNATESATAVPGEVSPQDGYVLLLALLSIFIGGTLVLLSGILIICRRCCEADRRHSRASDDPEKTNTTYLDDSQQAQDITGKAEDPECLSSSSYRDAESERFLSSSSSTARRVSFNEAALFDQGKKTQEKGRRYTLTEGDFHHLKNARLTHLHLPPPALKIVTIHECESSENSLAMTPRLPPPKPGLAIFQSPAGALPRPVLPSHAVGPSSALPGDTYNSTVDTSFTEASPSASSDSGEGPSFTAAPRSGKAAGAGSAGPGEPPPTPPQGTVLQFFTRLRRHASLDGASPYFRIKKWKLESTQRASSLDTRGSPKRRQFQRQRAASESMDQEDRDPHQTDIIQYIAHTDDVSFHPAGGPFLPSPASPPPSLGRLEPGEGGAGSPGESSVPEQPSAYHDIWSLRASLELYAASERSNDQDSVRSDGGDSVSSTSGVPPCPSPSLDEPEGPEEKFWGRPKAEESEPGTRKLLQMDSGYASIEAPSRGGEEGPPKDQTASEKRICFTSAGRKGTIFESFEGREPEEEEDEEEEEGGSTTLGAAGGGHLRPHSPLAWSPYGQMFPGREGLPRRDYSIDEKTDALFNAFVRHDPQFDESPLRGKHRSRTHLRKQWQHTKQFSDPGVRYPALERHRTPLRRGDSANYPLDSRFHSPLPRIVSAGDEEAAEASDGVPPAPALPDPEIQVIVEEPGEAAPEPKAGSEPPEDDDCPGPGRCLGLGSGSELMDKIAGGLEERLYGHLRKAAERETPECTVAVAASDASPDHSTV from the exons ATGAGCGATGACCCAACACCCTGGGACAACGCGACGGAGAGCGCCACG GCGGTGCCCGGCGAGGTGTCCCCTCAGGATGGGTACGTGCTGCTCCTCGCCCTGCTCTCCATCTTCATCGGGGGCACGCTGGTCCTGCTCTCGGGCATCCTGATCATCTGCCGCCGCTGCTGCGAGGCTGACCGCCGGCACTCCAG AGCCAGCGATGACCCCGAGAAAACCAACACCACTTACCTGGATGACTCgcagcaggcacagg ATATCACTGGCAAAGCGGAGGACCCTGAGTGCCTGTCGTCCTCCAGCTACCGGGATGCAGAGAGTGAGAGGTTCctgtcctccagctcctccactgCCCGGCGTGTCTCCTTCAATGAGGCCGCGCTCTTTGACCAGGGCAAGAAGACccaggagaaggggaggag GTACACACTGACAGAGGGGGATTTCCACCATCTGAAGAATGCCCGCCTGACTCACCTGCACCTCCCACCGCCTGCCCTCAAGATTGTCACCATCCACGAGTGTGAGTCCAGCGAGAACAGCCTGGCCATGACCCCCCGCCTGCCCCCGCCCAAGCCCGGTCTTGCCATTTTCCAG TCCCCCGCGGGGGCCCTGCCCCGGCCAGTGCTCCCCAGCCATGCCGTgggccccagctctgccctgcccggGGACACCTACAACTCCACCGTGGACACCAGCTTCACAGAGGCCAGCCCGTCCGCCTCCTCCGACTCCGGGGAGGGGCCTTCG ttcacagcagcacccaggagtGGGAAGGCGGCTGGGGCGGGCAGTGCCGGCCCCGGGGAGCCCCCCCCGACCCCCCCCCAGGGCACCGTCCTGCAGTTCTTCACCCGCCTGCGTCGCCACGCCAGCCTGGACGGGGCCAGCCCCTACTTCAGGATCAAGAAGTGGAAGCTGGAGAGCACCCAGCGGGCGTCCAGCCTGGACACCAGAG GATCCCCCAAGCGTCGGCAGTTTCAGAGGCAGCGGGCGGCCAGCGAGAGCATGGACCAGGAGGACCGGGACCCCCATCAGACCGACATCATCCAGTACATTGCCCACACGGACGACGTGTCCTTCCACCCCGCGGGGggccccttcctgccctcccccGCCAGCCCCCCACCCTCTCTCGGCAG GCTAGAGCCAGGCGAGGGGGGCGCGGGCAGCCCCGGCGAGTCCAGCGTGCCCGAGCAGCCCAGCGCCTACCACGACATCTGGAGCCTGCGCGCCTCGCTGGAGCTGTACGCGGCCTCCGAGCGCAGCAACGACCAGGACTCGGTGCGCAGCGACGGAGGGGACAGCGTGTCCTCCACCAGCGGCgtgcccccctgcccctctccttccctggatGAGCCTGAAGGCCCCGAGGAGAAGTTCTGGGGTCGGCCCAAGGCGGAGGAGTCGGAGCCCGGCACACGCAAGCTGCTGCAGATGGACAGTGGCTACGCCTCCATCGAGGCGCCCAGCCGGGGGGGCGAGGAGGGCCCCCCCAAGGACCAGACAGCCTCCGAGAAGCGCATTTGCTTCACCAGCGCCGGGCGGAAAGGAACCATCTTCGAGAGCTTTGAGGGCCGGGAGCCggaggaggaagaagatgaggaagaggaggagggggggagCACGACCCTAGGCGCAGCGGGTGGGGGACACCTCcgtccccacagccccctggCCTGGTCCCCGTATGGGCAGATGTTCCCGGGGCGGGAGGGGCTGCCCCGGCGGGACTACAGCATCGACGAGAAGACGGACGCGCTGTTCAACGCCTTCGTGCGCCACGACCCCCAGTTCGACGAGTCCCCGCTGCGGGGGAAGCACCGCTCCCGCACCCACCTGCGCAAGCAGTGGCAGCACACGAAGCAGTTCAGCGACCCCGGCGTGCGGTACCCGGCGCTGGAGCGGCACCGGACGCCCCTGCGCCGCGGCGACAGCGCCAACTACCCCCTGGACTCCCGGTTCCACAGCCCCCTGCCCCGCATCGTCAGCGCCGGCGAcgaggaggcagcagaggcGTCCGATGGGGTCCCTCCTGCCCCGGCGCTGCCTGACCCCGAGATCCAGGTGATCGTTGAGGAGCCCGGAGAGGCGGCCCCCGAGCCCAAGGCTGGCTCTGAGCCCCCTGAGGACGATGACTGCCCCGGCCCCGGGAGGTGCTTGGGGCTGGGCTCCGGCTCGGAGCTGATGGACAAGATCGCCGGTGGCCTGGAGGAGCGGCTCTATGGGCACCTGAGGAAAGCGGCGGAGAGAGAGACCCCCGAGTGCACGGTGGCCGTGGCGGCCAGTGATGCCTCCCCCGACCACAGCACGGTCTAG